Proteins from a genomic interval of Kitasatospora kifunensis:
- a CDS encoding N-6 DNA methylase, which yields MKQPAEPAVSVTLAEIARIAGVGRAAVSNWRRRHESFPNPVGGSDTSPQFSLAEVEEWLDREKKSKPTAGRLERLWPQVEALGDRNSMGRVLSAVGAELSAPGTADTLPIPLELSPEQRALAEQAVRLAQQEGASETFGFLLQRWLGTHVRQIITTPEPLAELMVDIAQWHNEAPVRTVIDPACGTGSLLLAAGRRWADSGEPKLLGQDSEPVLAAVAAARLLLEGMNSRIMVADTLRADALQSGQADVVLCNPPSNERDWGHAEVATDPRWLFGQPPRTEPELAWVQHSVATLAPGGTAVMVLPPAVSARRAGRRIRSALLRTGALRAVIALPPGAAPPHGVGLHLWVLSQPCEDPSGAVVRLVDSIGRDGAPSAGRSVIDWPTLRTTVLESLQSDEAPAGVSVPVIDLLDEQVDLTPARYVPAADSAITVNLRQAWTRFDLRLSETRDLSQTLSKLTPMHDEGTVTSTTVAELELAGALELRTGQALPEQQLHRGDPPPDAVRALAIPDLVHPEGPRHWLSALDTESGERAGTLTVTSSQDIVVVGAFRAFDAWVDVEAPTVLGPQLHLIRVDPTVLDPWFLAGCLRSPSNARQAGTHASTSSRVDVRRLQVPRLPLDEQRAYGEIYRRLTAFDHVVRELGEVAGSTSRALGELLATGRLPRG from the coding sequence ATGAAGCAACCTGCCGAGCCGGCCGTCTCGGTGACCCTGGCGGAGATCGCCCGCATTGCAGGGGTCGGGCGCGCAGCGGTGAGCAACTGGCGCCGTCGGCACGAGAGCTTTCCGAACCCGGTCGGTGGGAGCGACACAAGTCCCCAGTTCTCCCTGGCCGAGGTGGAGGAGTGGCTGGATCGAGAGAAGAAGAGCAAGCCGACAGCAGGTCGACTCGAACGGCTCTGGCCCCAGGTCGAGGCGTTGGGTGACCGGAACTCGATGGGAAGGGTGCTGTCCGCAGTTGGTGCCGAGCTGAGTGCTCCCGGCACTGCGGACACTCTTCCCATTCCCCTGGAGTTGAGCCCGGAACAACGGGCGTTGGCCGAGCAAGCCGTACGGCTGGCACAACAAGAGGGCGCGTCGGAGACCTTCGGCTTTCTACTCCAACGCTGGCTCGGCACACACGTGCGCCAGATCATCACCACGCCGGAGCCCCTGGCCGAGCTGATGGTCGACATCGCGCAGTGGCACAATGAAGCCCCAGTACGGACCGTGATCGATCCGGCCTGCGGTACCGGTTCACTCCTGCTGGCCGCGGGCCGACGGTGGGCCGATTCAGGCGAGCCGAAGCTGCTGGGGCAGGACTCAGAACCGGTCCTCGCCGCAGTGGCGGCTGCCCGTCTGCTGCTGGAGGGCATGAACAGCCGGATCATGGTCGCTGACACGCTGCGGGCCGATGCCTTGCAGTCCGGCCAGGCCGATGTGGTGCTCTGCAATCCGCCCTCGAACGAGCGCGACTGGGGGCACGCCGAGGTCGCGACGGACCCCCGGTGGCTGTTCGGGCAGCCGCCCCGCACCGAGCCGGAACTGGCCTGGGTCCAACACTCAGTCGCAACCCTCGCACCCGGCGGCACCGCGGTCATGGTGCTGCCCCCTGCGGTCTCTGCCAGACGGGCTGGGCGGCGGATTCGAAGCGCACTCCTGCGGACCGGTGCGCTGCGCGCGGTGATCGCCCTTCCCCCCGGCGCGGCTCCCCCGCACGGCGTGGGCCTGCACCTGTGGGTCCTGTCCCAGCCCTGCGAGGACCCATCCGGCGCCGTAGTGCGGCTCGTGGACTCCATCGGGAGGGACGGCGCCCCGTCAGCGGGACGCTCCGTGATCGACTGGCCCACTCTGCGCACCACCGTCCTGGAGTCACTCCAGAGCGACGAGGCCCCCGCCGGCGTGTCCGTGCCAGTCATCGACCTCCTGGACGAACAGGTCGATCTCACTCCTGCCCGGTACGTCCCTGCAGCGGATTCCGCGATCACTGTCAATCTGCGTCAGGCTTGGACCCGGTTCGACCTTCGTCTGAGCGAGACCCGGGACCTCAGCCAGACGCTGTCCAAACTGACTCCCATGCACGACGAGGGTACCGTCACAAGCACCACGGTCGCCGAACTGGAACTGGCCGGAGCACTGGAACTGCGCACCGGGCAGGCCCTCCCCGAGCAGCAGTTGCACCGGGGTGACCCACCGCCCGACGCCGTCCGGGCACTGGCGATCCCCGATCTCGTGCACCCGGAGGGCCCTCGGCACTGGCTGTCCGCTCTCGACACCGAGAGCGGCGAGCGGGCGGGCACCCTCACGGTGACGTCTTCTCAGGACATCGTCGTGGTGGGTGCGTTCCGCGCCTTCGATGCCTGGGTGGACGTCGAGGCCCCCACTGTTCTCGGCCCCCAACTCCACCTGATCCGCGTCGATCCAACGGTCCTCGACCCGTGGTTCCTGGCCGGCTGCCTTCGTTCGCCGTCGAACGCGCGGCAGGCGGGCACCCACGCCTCTACATCGTCGCGGGTGGATGTCCGCCGACTCCAGGTACCACGGCTTCCGCTGGATGAGCAGCGGGCCTACGGCGAGATCTACCGACGACTCACGGCTTTCGACCACGTGGTGCGCGAGTTGGGCGAGGTCGCCGGAAGCACGAGCCGGGCGCTCGGCGAACTGCTCGCGACCGGCCGACTGCCCCGAGGGTGA